In the Gammaproteobacteria bacterium genome, one interval contains:
- a CDS encoding SulP family inorganic anion transporter has translation MKYDLKTFQGDVFGGITSAVVALPVALAFGIASGLGAEAGIYGAIAVGFFASVFGGTRSQISGPTPSMTVAMAVIISTHANSMGEALIIVVLAGLIQVLLGVLRIGRFVVYTPHVVVSGFMSGIGIIIMLIQVLPFLGAPTSPEGPMGALRDLPGAIAEVNPSALIIAVLALAITIFWPRRLERLAPAPLIALVIGSVIGILWLTAAPAIGSIPEGLPPFRFEMPTADFLLGALHPAIILALLGSVDSLLTSLVADSMTGTRHKPDKELVGQGIGNMISGLFGGMPGAGATIGTVTNIRAGGSTQVSGAIRALFLLALLLGFGKYVEPIPHAVLAGILMKIGWDIVDWRMLLRIHRLRRDHLVVMLMTLLLTVVVDLVTAVAIGLIVAGMNHARQLKGLELDSVVSVPVLDRTFFAGEEGMAFSDPLQARVGMVALRGTLTVASSRNLVSVIGADIKDHEIVVFDFSGAKYLDDSAAMVIEQILDVARDANTDVIVVGLTGTVAEMINTLGVLRAVPADHVADDLPQARRIARRLLED, from the coding sequence ATGAAGTACGACCTCAAGACCTTCCAGGGCGACGTGTTCGGCGGCATCACGTCCGCCGTTGTTGCGCTGCCGGTGGCGCTGGCGTTCGGCATTGCCTCGGGCCTGGGGGCCGAGGCCGGCATCTACGGGGCGATCGCGGTCGGCTTCTTTGCTTCCGTGTTCGGCGGCACGCGGTCGCAGATTTCCGGACCCACGCCGTCGATGACCGTGGCCATGGCTGTGATCATCTCGACTCACGCGAACAGCATGGGCGAGGCGTTGATTATCGTGGTCCTGGCGGGCTTGATCCAGGTGCTGCTCGGCGTACTGCGGATCGGACGCTTCGTCGTCTATACGCCGCACGTGGTCGTGTCGGGGTTCATGTCCGGGATCGGCATCATCATCATGCTGATCCAGGTGTTGCCGTTTCTGGGCGCCCCTACTTCGCCCGAAGGTCCGATGGGCGCGTTGCGGGATCTGCCGGGCGCCATCGCCGAGGTGAATCCCAGCGCGCTAATCATCGCGGTCCTGGCGCTCGCCATCACGATCTTCTGGCCACGGCGCCTGGAGCGCCTGGCTCCCGCGCCGCTGATTGCGCTCGTCATCGGTTCCGTGATCGGAATCCTGTGGCTGACCGCAGCTCCTGCAATCGGTTCAATACCCGAGGGATTGCCTCCTTTCCGGTTTGAAATGCCTACAGCCGACTTCCTGCTGGGCGCTTTGCACCCGGCGATCATCCTCGCGCTGCTGGGCTCCGTGGACAGCCTGCTTACCTCGCTGGTGGCGGACTCCATGACCGGCACGCGCCACAAGCCGGACAAGGAACTGGTGGGGCAGGGAATCGGCAACATGATTTCCGGCCTGTTCGGCGGAATGCCGGGCGCAGGCGCAACGATCGGGACTGTGACGAATATCCGCGCGGGCGGCAGCACGCAGGTGTCCGGCGCCATTCGCGCCCTGTTCCTGCTGGCATTGCTGCTGGGGTTCGGAAAGTACGTCGAGCCGATCCCGCACGCGGTGCTGGCCGGCATCCTGATGAAAATCGGCTGGGACATCGTCGACTGGCGCATGTTGCTTCGCATCCACCGCCTGCGCCGCGATCACCTGGTGGTCATGCTGATGACGCTGCTGCTGACCGTGGTGGTGGACCTGGTGACGGCGGTCGCGATCGGCCTGATCGTTGCCGGCATGAATCACGCGCGCCAGTTGAAGGGCCTGGAACTGGACAGCGTGGTTTCGGTGCCGGTGCTTGACCGGACGTTCTTCGCCGGCGAGGAGGGCATGGCATTCAGCGACCCGCTGCAGGCCAGGGTGGGTATGGTGGCCTTGCGCGGCACGCTTACGGTTGCTTCTTCACGCAACCTGGTGAGCGTGATCGGCGCCGACATCAAGGACCACGAAATCGTCGTCTTCGATTTTTCCGGCGCGAAGTATCTGGACGACAGCGCCGCCATGGTCATCGAGCAGATTCTGGACGTGGCGCGGGACGCAAACACCGACGTGATCGTGGTCGGCCTGACCGGAACCGTGGCCGAAATGATCAACACACTCGGCGTTCTTCGCGCCGTTCCGGCCGATCATGTCGCGGATGATCTCCCGCAGGCGCGCCGCATTGCGCGCAGGCTCCTGGAGGACTAG